Proteins encoded within one genomic window of Fibrobacter sp.:
- a CDS encoding MFS transporter has translation MTEWKKIFAIIWSGQIISTLSSITVGYAVIFWLSTETRSPEVLAFAAISSLLPQLVLGPFAGVLIDRWDRKSIMISADLFVALCSAVMSILILRGEIDITLYYILLMFRSVGNAFHIPAMQASVPLLAPESELMRISGVNQIIQSGSIIAGPPLAAFLISVLDMPKVIMFDVAGAVIACTSLLLVRIPNPEKREDAPAPHIFREMKEGLHEIYIHRGLLWLFIVSVAALLFILPVAALFPLMTLDHFGGGTYQVSIIEVAWGVGMLAGGAILGIKKLRISKVILINTMYILLGLSFAFSGRLPESGFYAFMVLTFLGGVSMTVYSSAFMVILQTTVEPSAQGRVFSFYGSISLVPSITGLLFTGFLAKRTGVPEAFLIAGILIAVLGIVSFFIPAIRHQISGS, from the coding sequence ATGACTGAATGGAAAAAAATATTCGCAATTATCTGGTCAGGTCAGATTATTTCGACCCTGAGCAGTATTACTGTCGGTTATGCCGTAATATTCTGGCTCAGCACAGAGACCAGATCGCCGGAAGTGCTGGCGTTTGCTGCAATCTCTTCACTGCTTCCTCAACTGGTGCTTGGCCCTTTTGCCGGGGTGTTGATCGACAGGTGGGACAGGAAAAGCATAATGATTTCTGCAGATCTGTTTGTAGCTCTCTGCTCCGCAGTAATGAGTATACTGATTTTAAGAGGGGAGATAGATATCACCCTGTATTATATCCTTCTCATGTTCCGCTCTGTGGGAAACGCTTTTCACATCCCGGCTATGCAGGCATCTGTACCTCTGCTTGCCCCGGAATCGGAACTGATGAGAATATCAGGTGTTAATCAGATCATACAGTCCGGAAGTATAATTGCCGGGCCTCCCCTTGCGGCATTTCTGATAAGTGTTCTCGATATGCCCAAGGTTATTATGTTCGATGTCGCAGGGGCTGTTATTGCCTGTACATCATTATTATTGGTACGTATTCCCAACCCTGAGAAAAGGGAAGATGCTCCTGCGCCGCATATATTTCGAGAAATGAAAGAGGGACTTCATGAAATATATATCCATAGGGGTTTACTCTGGCTTTTCATAGTCTCTGTTGCAGCCTTGCTTTTTATACTTCCTGTTGCGGCACTTTTCCCGCTTATGACACTGGATCATTTCGGGGGAGGAACTTACCAGGTGAGTATCATCGAGGTAGCATGGGGTGTGGGGATGCTTGCTGGTGGAGCTATTCTTGGGATCAAAAAACTCCGTATAAGCAAAGTAATCCTGATTAACACCATGTACATTCTGCTCGGGCTTTCATTTGCCTTTTCAGGACGTCTGCCAGAGAGCGGATTCTATGCTTTTATGGTACTTACTTTTCTGGGAGGGGTCTCGATGACTGTATATTCCAGTGCTTTTATGGTAATTCTTCAGACCACCGTTGAACCATCGGCACAGGGACGTGTGTTTTCATTTTATGGAAGCATTTCACTCGTACCGTCAATAACAGGTCTTCTGTTTACTGGATTTCTTGCAAAGCGGACAGGTGTCCCTGAGGCATTTCTCATCGCCGGGATTTTGATTGCAGTACTGGGGATAGTGTCTTTCTTCATTCCTGCAATCCGACATCAAATCTCAGGGAGCTGA
- a CDS encoding alpha/beta hydrolase: MLIQSLSILFLFPVLAWSFDISEVVKEIGDLDLQKCPVYSSHINDYFRFYSLNFTDPVKHYFGYVKSDSFRIATHVFIPPASQGSVLMTHGFFDHSGILKNLIKLCLDLDYTVVCFDLPGHGLSSGVRASIDNFSEYGRALASVRKKAESVIDSSLIITAHSTGCAAAFEYLTLPDRAAVKKMIMISPLVKMAWYFPARAGLVILSPFTQRSMRLYRNQSSDKEFLHFLKNDPMRIDHFPFRWARSYFSWFDKTRSWEIRKEPEICVIQGTKDDVVNWRYNIDFLKSKFTDISIHLIKGARHQGMNEAGVFKEEFEKIFRNELKKVSISHPHS, encoded by the coding sequence TTGTTAATACAATCACTTTCGATCCTCTTTCTTTTTCCGGTTCTCGCATGGTCATTTGACATATCCGAGGTCGTGAAAGAAATCGGAGACCTCGACCTGCAGAAATGCCCTGTTTACTCATCGCATATCAATGATTATTTCAGATTTTACTCTCTTAACTTTACAGATCCTGTAAAGCATTACTTTGGATATGTAAAATCCGACTCTTTCAGAATCGCTACCCATGTTTTTATTCCTCCTGCAAGTCAGGGAAGTGTTCTGATGACCCACGGTTTTTTCGATCATTCAGGGATTCTTAAAAATCTTATAAAACTTTGCCTTGATCTGGACTACACCGTTGTCTGTTTCGATCTCCCCGGTCATGGATTGTCCTCGGGAGTGAGAGCATCGATTGATAACTTCTCTGAGTATGGAAGAGCATTAGCCTCTGTGCGTAAAAAAGCAGAGTCTGTCATTGACAGCAGTCTTATTATCACCGCACACAGTACTGGCTGCGCTGCTGCATTTGAATACCTGACACTTCCGGACAGGGCAGCGGTAAAAAAAATGATCATGATTTCTCCTCTGGTCAAGATGGCCTGGTATTTCCCTGCAAGGGCCGGACTGGTAATTCTTTCACCTTTTACGCAAAGATCCATGCGTCTGTATCGTAATCAATCATCGGATAAAGAGTTCCTTCATTTCCTGAAAAACGACCCGATGCGGATCGATCACTTTCCCTTCCGCTGGGCCCGCTCTTATTTCTCCTGGTTTGACAAGACCCGATCATGGGAGATAAGGAAAGAACCGGAAATCTGTGTCATTCAGGGCACAAAAGATGATGTGGTAAACTGGAGATATAACATTGATTTTCTGAAAAGTAAGTTCACAGACATTAGTATCCATTTGATTAAAGGTGCGCGACATCAAGGGATGAATGAAGCAGGAGTTTTCAAGGAGGAATTTGAGAAGATCTTCAGGAATGAGCTGAAAAAAGTATCAATCTCTCATCCACACAGTTAA
- the typA gene encoding translational GTPase TypA: MRKNDFRNIAIIAHVDHGKTTLLDGMLKQSGTFRENQVVAERVMDSMDLERERGITIAAKNTSFHYKGVKINVVDTPGHADFGGEVERSLNLVDGALLLVDSSEGPLPQTRFVLKKTLEKKLPIILVINKIDRPDARIDEVINEVYDLFIDLDATEEQIDFPILYTNAKSGVAHLDLNDNSTNLQPLFDKIIEYIPAPPASDNDIPQLLVTNLSYDPYVGQIAMGRLSSGTLEMNKFYSLCGTDGIRTGIKFSACYTFQGLQRIQVPELIAGDIIAIAGVEGVQIGDTISDNENPQPLPRIKIDEPTISMIFYVNNGPFAGREGTFLTSRHLKERLVRETLGNVSMRIRDIGRPDAWEMCGRGELQMAVLIETMRREGYEFMVSKPRVITKEINGKKMEPMETVYLDIPEDRVGIVTEKLSVRKGKMMSMHNHGHGRVDMEFLIPSRGLIGFRSQFLTDTKGAGIMNSLFNGYAEWFGPIPQRTNGALVADRPGKVTTYASLGMSDRGDLIVTVGTEVYEGMIVGERNRSEDLVINITKEKKLTNMRSSTAEATVVLRPHRNLSLDQAIEFIAEDELIEVTPRSFRLRKMELSAAKRAVARSKEKAALLENA; this comes from the coding sequence ATGAGGAAAAACGATTTTCGTAACATCGCTATCATAGCACATGTCGACCATGGTAAGACTACACTTCTTGACGGAATGTTAAAGCAGAGCGGAACCTTCCGAGAAAATCAGGTTGTAGCAGAACGGGTTATGGACTCCATGGATCTTGAAAGAGAACGCGGAATAACTATCGCAGCAAAGAATACATCTTTTCATTACAAAGGTGTGAAAATCAATGTTGTGGACACACCCGGACATGCCGATTTCGGTGGTGAAGTGGAGCGCAGTCTCAATCTGGTAGATGGAGCGCTGCTTCTTGTAGACTCCAGTGAAGGCCCACTCCCACAGACCAGATTTGTACTTAAAAAAACGCTGGAAAAGAAACTGCCAATTATACTTGTAATAAACAAGATCGATCGTCCCGATGCCAGAATTGATGAAGTGATAAATGAGGTTTATGATCTGTTCATCGATCTTGATGCCACCGAAGAGCAGATTGATTTTCCAATCCTGTATACAAATGCCAAATCCGGTGTGGCACATCTTGACCTGAATGACAACTCGACAAATCTCCAGCCGCTGTTTGATAAAATTATCGAGTACATTCCCGCTCCTCCGGCAAGCGATAACGACATACCACAGTTGCTTGTCACAAATCTCAGCTACGATCCCTACGTAGGACAGATAGCCATGGGCAGGCTTTCAAGCGGAACACTGGAAATGAACAAGTTTTACAGTCTCTGCGGAACAGATGGTATCAGAACCGGTATAAAGTTCTCAGCCTGCTATACTTTTCAGGGATTGCAGAGAATTCAGGTCCCCGAACTTATTGCAGGTGATATCATAGCAATTGCGGGAGTCGAAGGAGTGCAGATTGGAGATACGATTTCCGACAACGAAAATCCACAGCCTCTCCCGCGGATAAAAATAGATGAACCAACCATCTCCATGATTTTCTATGTAAATAATGGCCCGTTTGCCGGCAGGGAAGGCACATTCCTGACATCAAGACACTTAAAAGAACGGCTGGTGAGAGAAACTCTGGGTAATGTATCGATGAGAATAAGAGATATTGGGCGCCCGGATGCCTGGGAGATGTGCGGCAGAGGTGAACTTCAGATGGCTGTTCTGATAGAAACAATGCGCAGGGAAGGCTATGAGTTCATGGTTTCAAAACCCAGAGTGATCACAAAAGAGATCAATGGGAAAAAAATGGAACCGATGGAAACTGTTTACCTTGACATACCAGAAGATCGGGTAGGCATAGTTACTGAAAAACTCTCTGTACGTAAAGGGAAAATGATGTCGATGCACAATCATGGGCATGGACGGGTGGATATGGAGTTTCTGATCCCGTCACGCGGACTGATCGGCTTCAGAAGCCAGTTTTTGACTGACACCAAAGGTGCAGGCATAATGAACTCGCTTTTTAACGGGTATGCAGAGTGGTTCGGCCCAATCCCCCAGAGGACAAACGGCGCTCTTGTAGCCGACAGACCGGGAAAAGTAACTACCTATGCCAGTCTCGGGATGTCTGACAGAGGAGACCTGATTGTGACGGTAGGAACTGAAGTCTATGAGGGAATGATAGTAGGAGAAAGGAATCGTTCCGAGGACCTTGTTATCAATATCACCAAAGAAAAGAAGCTTACCAATATGAGAAGCTCTACAGCAGAGGCAACTGTAGTGCTAAGGCCTCACCGGAATCTCTCTCTGGATCAGGCTATAGAATTCATCGCCGAGGATGAGTTGATAGAAGTCACTCCCAGAAGCTTCCGTTTGAGAAAAATGGAACTGAGTGCCGCCAAAAGAGCTGTCGCACGTAGCAAGGAAAAAGCTGCTTTACTGGAAAATGCCTGA
- a CDS encoding bifunctional aldolase/short-chain dehydrogenase yields MKSRWQDEMAAEAQKECENVDAGLRLYSSRLLGMEKDLVLYGGGNTSVKSTFTDITGRQVPSIYVKASGCHLADMTADDLVLLDFAWLSGLRSLKEMSDESLREVLQTHLLRLSKSVPSVEAMMHVFIPGKFVDHTHPSAILALVNRENGVTAVKEALGEDVPTVPYIKAGFGLAKTVSQTIEKYPSCTSLVLLHHGLITWGETAQESYEKTINLVSRAEEYLNSKISRPVQHVPVSFESIPDYKKIAPLIRGVLSSPTGNADYPRKRIVLCPLLDETVKKFMEMPEARSLVLQPPLTPDYLIRTRPFSLWLDNPDYQNLAHLREQLSDAVKSFVLQYEEYLRRHRGSMSAGTAVFDSYPLVVFLPGLGVICVGATAKDASIARDITEQAIRVKELIFRTGGKYKGLSEDHLFDMEYHSFQTAKVKKQFSEIKKEGIALITGAAGAIGSGISVRLLEEGWHVAVTDLPGKPLESLELTLRERFAERVMAVALDVTSPESVEAGFEAVKEKWGGIDLVVINAGLAHVSSLADMDTSAFQKLEKVNVEGTLLLLRQSARLFFLQKTGGDIVLISTKNVFAPGAKFGAYSATKAASHQLARIASLELAEIGVRVNMVAPDAVFSHGETRSGLWSTVGPDRMKARGLDEKGLEEYYRNRNLLKARITSEHVASAVLFFANRLTPTTGATIPVDGGLPDAAPR; encoded by the coding sequence ATGAAATCGAGATGGCAGGATGAGATGGCGGCAGAGGCTCAGAAGGAATGTGAAAATGTGGATGCTGGATTGCGTCTGTACTCAAGCCGCCTGCTGGGCATGGAAAAGGATCTGGTGCTTTATGGTGGAGGGAATACCTCTGTTAAGTCCACTTTTACCGATATCACAGGAAGGCAGGTCCCTTCCATCTATGTAAAGGCATCGGGGTGCCATCTGGCGGATATGACCGCAGATGACCTTGTACTGCTTGATTTTGCATGGCTTTCAGGGCTCCGTTCGCTGAAAGAGATGTCGGATGAATCTCTTCGTGAGGTACTTCAGACCCATCTGCTGAGACTCAGCAAATCGGTGCCCTCAGTGGAAGCGATGATGCATGTGTTTATACCCGGTAAATTTGTCGATCATACACATCCATCTGCTATCCTTGCACTTGTGAACAGGGAAAACGGGGTAACTGCTGTCAAAGAAGCACTTGGGGAGGATGTTCCCACTGTGCCCTATATAAAAGCCGGTTTTGGACTGGCAAAAACTGTGTCGCAGACAATAGAGAAGTACCCTTCGTGCACATCCCTGGTTCTCCTTCACCATGGACTGATCACCTGGGGAGAAACTGCACAGGAATCATACGAAAAGACAATCAATCTTGTAAGCAGGGCAGAGGAGTACCTTAATTCAAAAATCAGCAGGCCTGTTCAGCATGTACCTGTTTCTTTTGAATCAATTCCGGATTACAAAAAAATTGCACCGCTTATCAGGGGTGTTTTGTCCAGTCCTACCGGAAACGCGGATTATCCCCGGAAAAGAATCGTACTTTGTCCTTTGCTGGATGAGACGGTGAAGAAGTTCATGGAAATGCCTGAAGCCAGGAGTCTTGTTTTACAGCCGCCATTGACTCCTGATTATCTTATCCGTACCAGACCTTTTTCATTGTGGCTGGATAATCCCGATTACCAGAATCTGGCCCATCTGCGGGAGCAATTATCTGATGCAGTAAAATCCTTTGTCCTTCAGTATGAGGAGTATTTAAGGAGGCATAGAGGTTCGATGTCAGCCGGCACAGCAGTATTTGATTCTTATCCCCTTGTGGTTTTTCTTCCCGGACTGGGAGTAATCTGTGTCGGGGCAACTGCAAAAGATGCTTCCATCGCCAGGGATATTACAGAGCAGGCTATAAGGGTAAAGGAGCTTATATTCAGAACCGGTGGCAAATACAAGGGACTCAGTGAGGATCATCTGTTTGACATGGAATACCACAGTTTCCAGACTGCGAAGGTAAAAAAGCAGTTCTCAGAAATCAAAAAAGAGGGGATTGCACTTATCACAGGTGCAGCGGGAGCAATTGGCTCTGGAATTTCTGTGAGATTGCTGGAAGAGGGATGGCATGTTGCTGTTACCGATCTTCCCGGAAAACCTCTTGAGTCTCTGGAATTGACACTCAGAGAGCGGTTTGCTGAAAGGGTGATGGCTGTTGCACTCGATGTTACCTCACCGGAATCGGTAGAAGCAGGTTTCGAGGCTGTAAAAGAGAAGTGGGGGGGGATAGATCTGGTTGTCATAAATGCCGGCCTTGCGCATGTCTCATCGCTTGCAGACATGGATACCTCAGCATTTCAGAAGCTTGAAAAGGTAAATGTAGAGGGCACACTTCTTTTGCTCCGTCAATCTGCCCGTCTGTTCTTCCTGCAGAAGACAGGTGGTGATATTGTGCTTATTTCCACCAAGAATGTATTTGCCCCGGGAGCGAAATTCGGGGCCTACAGTGCTACCAAAGCTGCTTCTCATCAGTTGGCCAGAATTGCGAGCCTTGAGCTTGCTGAAATAGGTGTGCGTGTTAATATGGTGGCTCCGGATGCAGTTTTCTCTCATGGAGAAACCAGGTCAGGTCTGTGGAGTACAGTAGGACCTGACCGCATGAAGGCAAGAGGACTGGATGAGAAGGGGCTTGAAGAGTACTACCGGAACAGAAATCTTCTGAAAGCCCGGATTACCTCTGAACATGTGGCATCTGCTGTACTGTTCTTTGCTAATCGCCTTACACCAACCACGGGGGCCACAATACCGGTTGACGGGGGATTGCCGGATGCAGCACCGAGATAA
- the lsrF gene encoding 3-hydroxy-5-phosphonooxypentane-2,4-dione thiolase, giving the protein MPEVDIQKEKEFFLDIPQKNETFFLKGSNNHDWGFKNRLARIFNPVSGKTVMLAFDHGYFQGPTTGLERIDVTIEPLVPHADALMLTRGILRSLISPAVKNSVVMRASGGPSILKELSNEQIAVDMEDAVRMNVSAVAVQVFIGGEFESQSVLNMTKLVDAGNRYGIPVLGVTAVGKDLVRDAKYMRLATRICAELGAAFVKTYYVEKEFETVTASCPVPVVIAGGKKLPELDALKMARNAIDQGALGVDMGRNIFQSESPVSMIHAVRKVVHENMSPQHAHEFYLDLMNEEKKRKQR; this is encoded by the coding sequence ATGCCGGAAGTAGACATTCAGAAGGAAAAGGAGTTTTTCCTGGATATTCCTCAGAAAAACGAAACCTTTTTTCTCAAGGGATCAAATAACCACGACTGGGGTTTCAAGAACCGTCTGGCGCGAATTTTCAACCCTGTTTCCGGAAAGACAGTGATGCTGGCTTTTGATCATGGCTATTTCCAGGGGCCGACCACAGGTCTGGAAAGAATCGATGTTACAATTGAACCTCTGGTTCCTCATGCCGATGCGCTCATGCTTACCAGAGGTATTCTCCGTTCCCTTATATCTCCTGCTGTAAAAAACAGCGTTGTCATGAGAGCAAGCGGCGGACCCAGTATCCTTAAAGAATTGTCGAATGAACAGATTGCGGTTGATATGGAAGATGCTGTAAGGATGAATGTGTCTGCGGTAGCCGTTCAGGTCTTTATCGGTGGGGAGTTTGAGAGCCAGAGCGTATTAAATATGACAAAGCTTGTCGATGCCGGCAACCGGTATGGAATTCCAGTGTTAGGGGTGACCGCGGTGGGTAAAGATCTGGTCCGGGACGCCAAGTATATGCGTCTTGCTACCCGTATCTGTGCTGAGCTGGGAGCGGCTTTTGTAAAGACCTATTATGTGGAAAAAGAATTCGAGACTGTCACCGCTTCCTGCCCGGTTCCGGTTGTAATAGCAGGAGGGAAGAAATTGCCGGAACTGGATGCTTTGAAGATGGCACGTAACGCGATTGATCAGGGTGCGCTGGGTGTTGACATGGGAAGAAACATCTTTCAGTCGGAATCACCTGTTTCGATGATACATGCTGTCAGGAAAGTTGTACACGAAAACATGAGTCCGCAGCACGCGCATGAATTTTACCTTGATCTCATGAATGAGGAGAAAAAGAGGAAACAGCGCTGA
- the glgA gene encoding glycogen synthase: protein MKAAILTNEFPPNIYGGAGTHVDFLTRELIKHIPVDVFCFGNQDYRDQNGKFPLTVKGFDCKDKLYGAHGKLEKVFSTLENDLKFAAALQDCDIVHCHTWYSHWAGLLCKILYKLPLILTTHSLEPHRPWKFEQLGTGYDLSTWIENTAYVNADGVIAVSADMEKDVIQMYNVDPARIRVIHNGIDLNFYQRIYKQDVLREYGIDPDKPFVLFVGRITRQKGIFHLIKTIPYIDESAQIVLCAGAPDTPEIKEEVQYEISRMQQSRKNVIWISQMLDHHILRVLYSHAAVFVCPSLYEPFGIINLEAMACHTPVVGTYVGGIPEIIKDGETGFLVSFAAESKINFEPKYPEIFQRDMAEKINLLIRNPQLRKHMGEAARKRVEAEFSWEKIALKTIEFYQFVISRKKEREKQSNE from the coding sequence ATGAAAGCAGCTATTCTGACCAATGAATTCCCGCCTAATATTTATGGCGGGGCTGGTACTCATGTCGATTTCCTCACCCGCGAACTGATAAAACACATACCGGTCGATGTGTTCTGCTTTGGAAACCAGGACTACAGAGATCAGAATGGAAAATTCCCGCTTACTGTAAAAGGCTTTGACTGCAAAGATAAACTCTACGGTGCTCATGGCAAGCTGGAGAAAGTTTTCAGCACTCTGGAAAACGATCTTAAATTCGCTGCTGCCCTGCAGGATTGTGATATTGTACACTGCCATACCTGGTACTCCCACTGGGCCGGTCTTCTCTGCAAAATTCTTTACAAATTACCTCTGATTCTGACCACACACTCCCTCGAACCCCACCGTCCATGGAAATTTGAACAACTGGGTACAGGCTACGATCTCTCAACCTGGATAGAAAATACTGCCTATGTGAATGCAGACGGTGTAATCGCTGTTTCCGCGGACATGGAAAAAGATGTAATTCAAATGTACAACGTCGATCCTGCCAGAATAAGAGTTATCCACAACGGGATTGACCTGAATTTTTACCAGCGTATTTATAAACAGGATGTCCTGAGGGAATACGGTATCGACCCGGATAAACCTTTTGTCCTTTTTGTCGGCAGAATCACACGTCAAAAAGGAATTTTTCATCTGATAAAAACTATCCCATATATCGATGAGAGCGCTCAAATCGTCCTCTGCGCAGGCGCTCCGGATACTCCAGAAATCAAAGAGGAGGTGCAGTACGAAATCTCAAGGATGCAGCAATCAAGGAAAAATGTGATCTGGATCAGCCAGATGCTCGATCATCATATTCTCAGGGTTCTCTACTCCCATGCGGCTGTTTTTGTATGTCCCTCTCTTTACGAACCATTCGGGATTATAAATCTGGAAGCAATGGCATGCCACACACCGGTTGTAGGGACCTACGTGGGAGGGATCCCGGAAATCATAAAAGACGGAGAAACAGGGTTCCTTGTTTCCTTTGCCGCAGAATCCAAAATCAATTTCGAGCCAAAGTATCCTGAGATTTTCCAGCGTGATATGGCGGAAAAAATCAACCTGCTCATAAGAAACCCCCAGTTGAGAAAACACATGGGGGAAGCTGCACGAAAAAGAGTCGAGGCGGAATTCTCATGGGAGAAAATCGCACTTAAAACAATAGAATTCTACCAGTTTGTGATCTCAAGAAAAAAAGAAAGGGAAAAGCAGTCAAATGAGTAG
- a CDS encoding alpha-1,4-glucan--maltose-1-phosphate maltosyltransferase translates to MSSFPENLSYFVFENITPLVNNGEYPLKKEPGDEVIVEADIFRTGHEKIGARLIYRKQGDSAWKKSPMEHVNNDLWRGSFKVDQIGFYEYGLEAWTLPDKRKVTRFEKTFKVRVDPIYARFSTWYEMFPRSQGKYDDRSATWYDCIERLNDIKNMGFDTIYLVPIHPIGKKNRKGKNNSLKALDGEPGSPYAVGNEHGGHYAVDPDIGTMEEFEEFVKACKKHGFKLALDIALNSSPDHPHVKEHPEWFCYEKDGTIKCAENPPKKYEDIYPYDFFNPKWKELWTEIRNIILFWADKGFTFFRIDNPHTKPFIFWEWLINDIKKKRPELVFLSEAFTRPKVMHRLAKLGFDMSYTYFTWRNEKWELEEYFKELTSSPAKEYMRGMLFPTTPDILPIILQNAPREAFTMRAFLAATLSSLFGMYNGYELCETVPYPGKEELLDSEKYQYKARDWDAPGNVKSFIKTLNQIRNNYPAFHEYDNLFFHYCENREIMAYSKVDKRSGCKMLCIVNLDVKNTQSGWVDLDVGALGLEHSREYLVKDVLNNDETYRWQGGRNFVILDPKKRPGHIFQIIEEHPESIEL, encoded by the coding sequence ATGAGTAGTTTTCCTGAAAACCTCTCATACTTTGTCTTTGAAAATATTACTCCCCTTGTCAATAATGGAGAATATCCTCTGAAAAAAGAACCTGGTGATGAGGTCATTGTGGAAGCGGATATTTTCCGTACCGGACATGAAAAAATCGGTGCCAGACTGATCTACAGAAAACAGGGCGATTCCGCATGGAAAAAATCTCCCATGGAGCATGTCAATAATGACCTCTGGCGGGGAAGCTTTAAAGTCGATCAGATCGGTTTTTATGAATATGGTCTTGAGGCCTGGACTCTTCCGGACAAAAGAAAAGTCACCAGATTTGAAAAAACGTTCAAGGTAAGGGTAGACCCCATTTACGCACGATTCTCGACATGGTACGAGATGTTCCCCCGGTCACAGGGTAAATATGACGATAGAAGCGCAACATGGTATGACTGCATAGAAAGATTGAATGATATCAAAAACATGGGTTTTGATACGATCTATCTTGTTCCTATCCACCCAATCGGAAAGAAAAACCGTAAAGGAAAAAACAACAGTCTCAAAGCTCTCGATGGAGAACCGGGATCACCTTACGCAGTTGGTAATGAACATGGCGGTCACTACGCGGTTGACCCTGATATCGGGACAATGGAGGAATTTGAGGAATTTGTAAAAGCCTGTAAAAAACACGGTTTTAAACTCGCGCTCGATATCGCCCTCAACAGCAGCCCTGATCACCCGCACGTAAAAGAGCACCCGGAATGGTTCTGCTATGAAAAGGATGGTACTATAAAGTGTGCTGAGAACCCTCCAAAAAAATACGAAGATATCTATCCTTACGATTTCTTCAATCCCAAATGGAAGGAGCTGTGGACAGAAATCAGGAATATTATCCTTTTCTGGGCAGATAAAGGCTTTACATTCTTCAGAATCGACAATCCACACACAAAACCCTTTATATTCTGGGAATGGCTTATAAACGATATAAAAAAGAAGAGACCGGAGCTCGTATTTCTCTCTGAAGCATTTACAAGACCTAAAGTCATGCACCGGCTTGCCAAGCTGGGGTTTGACATGTCTTATACCTACTTTACATGGCGAAACGAGAAATGGGAGCTTGAGGAGTACTTTAAAGAGCTTACCTCGTCACCCGCAAAAGAATACATGCGCGGTATGCTCTTCCCTACCACGCCTGATATTCTGCCGATCATACTCCAGAATGCCCCCAGGGAGGCATTTACAATGAGAGCCTTTCTGGCTGCAACTCTATCGAGCCTCTTTGGAATGTACAATGGATATGAGCTTTGTGAGACTGTTCCTTACCCTGGTAAAGAGGAGCTTCTGGACTCCGAAAAATATCAGTACAAAGCAAGAGACTGGGACGCTCCGGGAAATGTAAAAAGCTTCATAAAAACACTTAATCAGATAAGAAACAATTATCCGGCATTCCATGAATACGACAATCTTTTTTTTCACTATTGTGAAAACAGGGAGATCATGGCTTACTCTAAAGTAGATAAGCGATCCGGATGTAAAATGCTATGTATTGTTAATCTGGATGTAAAAAACACCCAGTCAGGATGGGTCGACCTTGATGTAGGTGCGCTTGGTCTGGAGCACTCCCGGGAATACCTGGTAAAAGATGTTTTGAACAATGATGAGACCTACAGATGGCAGGGTGGACGAAATTTTGTAATACTTGACCCGAAGAAAAGACCGGGACATATTTTTCAGATAATAGAGGAACATCCGGAGAGTATTGAACTCTGA